In a single window of the Coffea eugenioides isolate CCC68of chromosome 3, Ceug_1.0, whole genome shotgun sequence genome:
- the LOC113765439 gene encoding keratin-associated protein 4-9-like isoform X1: MASSKNLLFLFVVLFALALQIPSDVTAADQASVKTTGEAHQDKISEDRCRYRCCSWYHGQCQRCCASPEETPEATSGDKAAVNADRCRYRCCSWYHGQCQRCCASAEETPEATSGDKATVNADRCRYRCCSWYHGQCQRCCASAEETPEAISADRCRYRCCSWYHGQCQRCCASAEETPEAISADRCRYRCCRWYHGQCQRCCATAEETPEATSGDEVKN, from the exons ATGGCATCTTCAAAAAATTTGctctttctttttgttgttcTCTTTGCACTTGCACTCCAAATCCCCTCTGATGTTACAGCTGCAG ATCAGGCGAGCGTGAAGACCACTGGTGAGGCTCATCAGGATAAGATAAGTGAAGATCGTTGCAGATATCGTTGCTGCAGCTGGTACCATGGACAATGCCAAAGATGCTGTGCATCTCCTGAGGAGACCCCTGAAGCTACATCTGGAGATAAGGCTGCCGTAAATGCAGATCGTTGCAGATATCGTTGCTGCAGCTGGTACCATGGACAATGCCAAAGATGCTGTGCATCCGCGGAGGAGACCCCTGAAGCTACATCTGGAGATAAGGCTACCGTAAATGCAGATCGTTGCAGATATCGTTGCTGCAGCTGGTACCATGGACAATGCCAAAGATGCTGTGCATCCGCGGAGGAGACCCCTGAAGCTATATCTGCAGATCGTTGCAGATATCGTTGCTGCAGCTGGTACCATGGACAATGCCAAAGATGCTGTGCATCCGCTGAGGAGACCCCTGAAGCTATATCTGCAGATCGTTGCAGATATCGTTGCTGCAGATGGTACCATGGACAATGCCAAAGATGCTGCGCAACCGCTGAGGAGACCCCTGAAGCTACATCTGGAGATGAGGTCAAAAATTAA
- the LOC113765439 gene encoding CYC02 protein-like isoform X4: MASSKNLLFLFVVLFALALQIPSDVTAADQASVKTTGEAHQDKISEDRCRYRCCSWYHGQCQRCCASPEETPEATSGDKAAVNADRCRYRCCSWYHGQCQRCCASAEETPEAISADRCRYRCCRWYHGQCQRCCATAEETPEATSGDEVKN, translated from the exons ATGGCATCTTCAAAAAATTTGctctttctttttgttgttcTCTTTGCACTTGCACTCCAAATCCCCTCTGATGTTACAGCTGCAG ATCAGGCGAGCGTGAAGACCACTGGTGAGGCTCATCAGGATAAGATAAGTGAAGATCGTTGCAGATATCGTTGCTGCAGCTGGTACCATGGACAATGCCAAAGATGCTGTGCATCTCCTGAGGAGACCCCTGAAGCTACATCTGGAGATAAGGCTGCCGTAAATGCAGATCGTTGCAGATATCGTTGCTGCAGCTG GTACCATGGACAATGCCAAAGATGCTGTGCATCCGCTGAGGAGACCCCTGAAGCTATATCTGCAGATCGTTGCAGATATCGTTGCTGCAGATGGTACCATGGACAATGCCAAAGATGCTGCGCAACCGCTGAGGAGACCCCTGAAGCTACATCTGGAGATGAGGTCAAAAATTAA
- the LOC113765439 gene encoding CYC02 protein-like isoform X3, whose protein sequence is MASSKNLLFLFVVLFALALQIPSDVTAADQASVKTTGEAHQDKISEDRCRYRCCSWYHGQCQRCCASAEETPEATSGDKATVNADRCRYRCCSWYHGQCQRCCASAEETPEAISADRCRYRCCSWYHGQCQRCCASAEETPEAISADRCRYRCCRWYHGQCQRCCATAEETPEATSGDEVKN, encoded by the exons ATGGCATCTTCAAAAAATTTGctctttctttttgttgttcTCTTTGCACTTGCACTCCAAATCCCCTCTGATGTTACAGCTGCAG ATCAGGCGAGCGTGAAGACCACTGGTGAGGCTCATCAGGATAAGATAAGTGAAGATCGTTGCAGATATCGTTGCTGCAGCTG GTACCATGGACAATGCCAAAGATGCTGTGCATCCGCGGAGGAGACCCCTGAAGCTACATCTGGAGATAAGGCTACCGTAAATGCAGATCGTTGCAGATATCGTTGCTGCAGCTGGTACCATGGACAATGCCAAAGATGCTGTGCATCCGCGGAGGAGACCCCTGAAGCTATATCTGCAGATCGTTGCAGATATCGTTGCTGCAGCTGGTACCATGGACAATGCCAAAGATGCTGTGCATCCGCTGAGGAGACCCCTGAAGCTATATCTGCAGATCGTTGCAGATATCGTTGCTGCAGATGGTACCATGGACAATGCCAAAGATGCTGCGCAACCGCTGAGGAGACCCCTGAAGCTACATCTGGAGATGAGGTCAAAAATTAA
- the LOC113765439 gene encoding CYC02 protein-like isoform X2: MASSKNLLFLFVVLFALALQIPSDVTAADQASVKTTGEAHQDKISEDRCRYRCCSWYHGQCQRCCASPEETPEATSGDKAAVNADRCRYRCCSWYHGQCQRCCASAEETPEATSGDKATVNADRCRYRCCSWYHGQCQRCCASAEETPEAISADRCRYRCCRWYHGQCQRCCATAEETPEATSGDEVKN; this comes from the exons ATGGCATCTTCAAAAAATTTGctctttctttttgttgttcTCTTTGCACTTGCACTCCAAATCCCCTCTGATGTTACAGCTGCAG ATCAGGCGAGCGTGAAGACCACTGGTGAGGCTCATCAGGATAAGATAAGTGAAGATCGTTGCAGATATCGTTGCTGCAGCTGGTACCATGGACAATGCCAAAGATGCTGTGCATCTCCTGAGGAGACCCCTGAAGCTACATCTGGAGATAAGGCTGCCGTAAATGCAGATCGTTGCAGATATCGTTGCTGCAGCTGGTACCATGGACAATGCCAAAGATGCTGTGCATCCGCGGAGGAGACCCCTGAAGCTACATCTGGAGATAAGGCTACCGTAAATGCAGATCGTTGCAGATATCGTTGCTGCAGCTG GTACCATGGACAATGCCAAAGATGCTGTGCATCCGCTGAGGAGACCCCTGAAGCTATATCTGCAGATCGTTGCAGATATCGTTGCTGCAGATGGTACCATGGACAATGCCAAAGATGCTGCGCAACCGCTGAGGAGACCCCTGAAGCTACATCTGGAGATGAGGTCAAAAATTAA